In the genome of Lacerta agilis isolate rLacAgi1 chromosome 2, rLacAgi1.pri, whole genome shotgun sequence, one region contains:
- the LOC117042873 gene encoding 1-phosphatidylinositol phosphodiesterase-like: METENQEQTEAFNNTPWPTVTLPDWMSGLPDHLLLSRVSIPGTHDSMSLLGDLKICCQSWPLEAQLAAGIRFLDIRCKLEGGHFLIYHVNTFQEADFSEVLNKTMSFLREHPQETVLMRVKEELPVIPKEDFAPRLRQYLDEEGQGCVWTKEAIPTLGQARGKVVILEELEKEVLGVPYEELSVGDAWHVFSAEHKWDQVKEHLNAAANGDQAVMHLTYCSGNGLFTNPEELAKYINPRCYEHLRAQAGEVVRWGVVIMDFPGTGLICTIVESNLEMGTGHTNT; the protein is encoded by the coding sequence ATGGAGACTGAAAATCAGGAGCAGACAGAGGCATTTAACAACACTCCATGGCCCACTGTTACCCTCCCTGACTGGATGTCAGGTTTACCTGACCATCTTCTCCTTTCCAGAGTCTCAATCCCTGGTACCCATGACTCCATGAGCCTCCTTGGTGACTTGAAGATCTGCTGTCAGAGCTGGCCTCTCGAGGCTCAGCTGGCTGCTGGCATACGCTTTCTGGATATCCGCTGCAAACTAGAAGGTGGCCATTTCCTTATCTACCATGTCAACACTTTCCAGGAGGCTGATTTTTCTGAAGTTCTGAACAAGACAATGAGCTTCCTCAGGGAACACCCACAGGAGACTGTACTTATGAGGGTCAAAGAGGAACTCCCAGTTATTCCCAAAGAAGACTTTGCCCCCCGTTTGCGGCAGTATTTGGATGAAGAAGGCCAGGGCTGTGTTTGGACAAAGGAGGCCATTCCCACCTTAGGCCAGGCACGAGGCAAGGTGGTCATCTTGGAGGAACTGGAGAAAGAGGTGCTGGGAGTGCCATATGAGGAACTGAGTGTTGGCGATGCCTGGCACGTTTTCTCCGCAGAGCACAAATGGGACCAGGTTAAGGAGCACCTTAATGCAGCAGCTAATGGTGACCAAGCTGTCATGCACCTTACGTATTGCTCTGGTAATGGGCTTTTCACCAACCCTGAGGAACTAGCCAAATATATCAATCCACGCTGCTATGAGCACCTGAGGGCTCAGGCTGGGGAGGTTGTGCGCTGGGGTGTGGTGATAATGGATTTTCCTGGTACAGGACTGATTTGCACCATTGTGGAGAGTAATTTGGAGATGGGGACTGGCCACACAAACACTTAG